A stretch of Gambusia affinis linkage group LG10, SWU_Gaff_1.0, whole genome shotgun sequence DNA encodes these proteins:
- the naprt gene encoding LOW QUALITY PROTEIN: nicotinate phosphoribosyltransferase (The sequence of the model RefSeq protein was modified relative to this genomic sequence to represent the inferred CDS: inserted 1 base in 1 codon) has translation MPKQAVQHXGIFTRRTVPCHSWCWAHVDVCGTASPRDPSSIRDKDPLLSLCPGNMAALSTDTCGLMERSVRERVPPLLTDLYQFTMAYAYWRAGRHQEPAVFEMFFRDNPFGGGFSLFVGLNDCLLFLRSFRLTDQDVQFLRSVLPPNSDPAFFDFLRGLDCSAVTIRSLPEGSVVFARVPLMEVEGPLAVVQLLETSLLCLVNYASLVCSNAARFRLAAGYQRRLLEMGLRRAQGPDGGLTASRYTHIGGFDLTSNVQAGFLFGIPVAGTIAHSYVTSFNSLEEVWPQTLVTANGDPDPVNIISLTKGWLRRVCELLGAEPGKIREGELAAFLSYAIAYPQNFLPVIDSYSVGCSGLLNFCAVALALCELGYKPVGVRLDSGDLCRQSIEVRRVFRLCSEQFSVSTFNSLIIVGTNNISEESMAELNKKENEIDVIGVGTHLVTCTKQPSLGCVYKLVEVRGRPRMKISEDPKKSTVAGRKAIYRLLDADGYSFLDLLCLMVEPPPEAGCTLTCYPLGGDNSAVSVTPAQVTCLQKEVFLKGEVTEPLCSAAETRAKVQSSLQTLHPRHKRLQEPDSYTVALSEKLRNLVTELQKGSNSNSNFLLAN, from the exons ATGCCAAAACAAGCTGTGCAGC CTGGTATCTTTACAAGGAGAACTGTTCCTTGCCACAGTTGGTGCTGGGCTCATGTGGATGTTTGTGGAACTGCAAGTCCCAGAGACCCAAGCAGTATCAGAGACAAGGATCCTTTGCTCAGCCTCTGCCCGGGGAACATGGCAGCTCTGTCCACAGACACATGCGGGCTCATGGAGCGCTCGGTCCGGGAGCGGGTCCCGCCTCTGCTCACCGACCTGTACCAGTTCACTATGGCCTACGCGTACTGGCGGGCCGGCCGGCACCAGGAGCCCGCCGTGTTCGAGATGTTCTTCAGGGACAACCCGTTCGGCGGCGGCTTCTCGCTGTTCGTTGGGCTGAATGACTGCCTACTGTTTCTGCGGAGCTTTCGCCTGACAGATCAAG ATGTGCAGTTCCTGCGCTCCGTCCTGCCTCCCAACTCTGACCCTGCCTTTTTTGACTTCCTGCGAGGCCTCGACTGTTCGGCTGTGACGATACGCTCTCTCCCGGAGGGTTCTGTGGTGTTCGCCAGG GTGCCTTTAATGGAGGTGGAGGGTCCACTGGCTGTGGTTCAGCTGCTGGAGACCAGTTTACTGTGTCTGGTCAATTATGCAAG tctggtTTGCAGTAACGCAGCTCGTTTCCGCCTGGCGGCCGGATACCAGAGGAGGCTGCTGGAGATGGGCCTCCGACGGGCACAGGGACCAGACGGAGGGCTGACAGCCTCACGATACACACACATCGGAG GATTTGATCTCACCAGTAACGTTCAGGCTGGTTTCCTGTTTGGGATTCCTGTTGCGGGGACAATAGCACACTCTTATGTCACTTCCTTCAACTCCTTGGAGGAGGTCTGGCCACAG ACACTTGTGACAGCGAATGGAGACCCCGATCCAGTCAACATCATTTCTCTGACTAAAGGCTGGTTGAGGAGAGTCTGTGAGCTGCTGGGAGCAGAGCCTGGGAAAATCCGTGAGGGCGAGCTGGCAGCTTTCCTCTCCTATGCCATCGCCTACCCTCAGAACTTCCTGCCTGTGATTGACAGCTACAGCGTGGGATG TAGTGGACTGTTGAACTTCTGCGCCGTGGCCTTGGCGTTGTGTGAACTGGGTTACAAGCCTGTGGGGGTCCGCCTGGACAGCGGAGACCTCTGCAGGCAGTCCATTGAAGTCCGTCGGGTGTTTCGACTCTGCAGTGAGCA GTTCTCCGTGTCAACATTTAACTCTCTGATCATCGTAGGGACCAACAACATCTCAGAGGAAAGCATGGCTGAACTCAACAAGAAG GAGAATGAGATCGATGTGATTGGCGTCGGAACACATCTGGTCACCTGCACCAAGCAGCCGTCTCTGGGCTGCGTCTATAAG CTAGTGGAGGTGAGAGGAAGACCAAGGATGAAGATCAGCGAGGACCCAAAGAAAAGCACTGTTGCAGGGAGGAAAGCCATCTATCGACTGTTAGATGCTGACG GTTATTCCTTCCTAGACTTGTTGTGTCTAATGGTCGAGCCTCCTCCTGAGGCAGGGTGTACATTGACCTGTTATCCTCTAGGAGGCGATAACTCAGCAGTTTCAGTCACGCCAGCTCAGGTGACCTGTCTGCAAAAGGAAGTCTTCCTTAAAGGGGAG GTTACAGAGCCTCTGTGCAGTGCTGCAGAAACTAGAGCAAAGGTCCAGAGCTCCCTGCAGACTCTGCACCCTCGACACAAGAGGCTGCAGGAGCCTGACTCTTACACA GTGGCGCTCTCAGAGAAACTCCGCAACTTGGTTACAGAGCTCCAAAAAGGCAGCAATAGCAACAGCAACTTTCTGTTAGCCAACTAa
- the lg10h8orf82 gene encoding UPF0598 protein C8orf82 homolog isoform X3 has product MQNICRSFITCRSTASYIQGQSPEPRIREYFYYIDHQGQLFLDDTKVKNFVTCFKDKQFLVFFFSRLRINQSGRYEEDFPFLSLCGRERNFLRCDDKPVVFTHLLPNPAGDQELLSYCGGAEKLSVPFQPEALYMHPVSGRVYHPGLERSGGVGLVRSSLAMELSPSFVYPPESGQSGQPTHFLWKEQKHRLTNELAGCFPAVQEGS; this is encoded by the exons ATGCAGAATATATGCAGAAG CTTCATTACCTGCAGAAGCACCGCTTCATACATCCAGGGCCAGAGTCCCGAACCCCGCATCAGGGAGTATTTCTACTACATCGACCATCAAGGACAG CTTTTTCTCGATGACACTAAAGTGAAGAACTTTGTCACCTGCTTTAAAG ATAAACAGTTCTTGGTTTTCTTCTTCAGTCGCCTGCGGATAAATCAGAGCGGGCGTTACGAGGAGGATTTTCCTTTCCTGTCTCTGTGTGGTAGAGAGAGGAACTTCCTGCGCTGCGACGACAAGCCAGTGGTTTTCACGCACCTGCTGCCGAACCCAGCAGGAGACCAGGAGCTGCTCTCGTATTGTGGCGGCGCAGAGAAGCTCTCTGTTCCTTTCCAACCAGAGGCGCTGTACATGCATCCAGTCAGCGGTCGGGTTTATCATCCGGGACTAGAGCGCTCGGGCGGGGTCGGACTGGTCAGGTCATCCCTGGCCATGGAGCTCAGTCCCAGCTTTGTTTATCCACCAGAGAGTGGCCAGTCGGGACAGCCCACACACTTTCTGTGGAAAGAACAGAAGCACAGACTGACCAATGAGCTGGCAGGATGCTTCCCAGCAGTACAGGAGGGCAGTTGA
- the si:ch211-191a24.4 gene encoding MARVEL domain-containing protein 3, giving the protein MSQPPRSNRGHRERNGEQRRPRDNRQSTPDSSFAASHYSPRESEPPTRYLRKDPRMEHQASSCTNICSRRGIVLICSVLTNALVLICVVAAQMVTSGLSSMGGMGGISINSNFNLQGTELQQVRDLDMQYSQMRAPSIYGGIPFSLTFGVVSLLFVVAGNKLAHHMNQKLLVGALVFQAVGAVGYVVAVGLYLHFVIKINSTEVCKLRQALYSRNGYTWMNCDVSGGDAAVALFGLITAILYTAGTVLTVQTIRGVKRYQQEKKRRHAEKQEGLGNHHRAPLRADTTSV; this is encoded by the exons ATGAGTCAACCGCCCCGTTCCAACCGGGGACACCGGGAGAGGAACGGAGAGCAGAGGCGGCCCCGGGATAACAGGCAGTCCACTCCGGACAG CTCCTTTGCTGCCTCCCATTACAGCCCCCGAGAATCCGAGCCCCCTACCAGGTATTTGAGGAAAGATCCCCGGATGGAGCACCAGGCATCCAGTTGTACCAACATCTGTTCACGGAGAG GCATCGTGCTGATCTGCTCCGTCCTGACTAATGCCCTCGTCCTGATCTGCGTAGTCGCAGCCCAGATGGTGACGTCAGGCTTGTCGTCGATGGGTGGCATGGGCGGCATCAGCATCAACAGCAACTTCAACTTACAGGGCACCGAGCTGCAGCAGGTGCGAGACCTGGACATGCAGTACAGTCAGATGAGGGCGCCCAGTATCTATGGCGGCATTCCCTTCAGCCTGACCTTCGGGGTCGTCTCACTGCTGTTCGTGGTCGCCGGGAACAAGCTCGCCCACCACATGAATCAGAAGCTGCTGGTGGGGGCGTTGGTGTTCCAGGCAGTGGGTGCCGTGGGCTACGTGGTCGCCGTGGGCCTCTACCTGCACTTTGTCATCAAGATCAACTCCACGGAGGTGTGCAAGCTGCGACAGGCTCTATACTCACGCAACGGCTACACCTGGATGAACTGCGACGTGAGTGGGGGTGACGCAGCCGTGGCGCTGTTCGGGCTGATCACCGCCATCCTGTACACCGCCGGGACCGTGCTCACGGTCCAGACAATCAGGGGAGTGAAGCGCTACcaacaggagaagaagaggcGGCATGCAGAGAAACAGGAGGGCCTGGGGAACCACCACAGGGCCCCGTTGAGGGCAGACACAACGTCAGTGTGA
- the lg10h8orf82 gene encoding UPF0598 protein C8orf82 homolog isoform X2 — protein sequence MTFLRLAARSCRTLTDLRFPPGSFITCRSTASYIQGQSPEPRIREYFYYIDHQGQLFLDDTKVKNFVTCFKDKQFLVFFFSRLRINQSGRYEEDFPFLSLCGRERNFLRCDDKPVVFTHLLPNPAGDQELLSYCGGAEKLSVPFQPEALYMHPVSGRVYHPGLERSGGVGLVRSSLAMELSPSFVYPPESGQSGQPTHFLWKEQKHRLTNELAGCFPAVQEGS from the exons ATGACATTCCTTCGGTTAGCGGCTCGAAGCTGCAGAACTCTGACCGATCTTCGTTTTCCGCCTGGCAGCTTCATTACCTGCAGAAGCACCGCTTCATACATCCAGGGCCAGAGTCCCGAACCCCGCATCAGGGAGTATTTCTACTACATCGACCATCAAGGACAG CTTTTTCTCGATGACACTAAAGTGAAGAACTTTGTCACCTGCTTTAAAG ATAAACAGTTCTTGGTTTTCTTCTTCAGTCGCCTGCGGATAAATCAGAGCGGGCGTTACGAGGAGGATTTTCCTTTCCTGTCTCTGTGTGGTAGAGAGAGGAACTTCCTGCGCTGCGACGACAAGCCAGTGGTTTTCACGCACCTGCTGCCGAACCCAGCAGGAGACCAGGAGCTGCTCTCGTATTGTGGCGGCGCAGAGAAGCTCTCTGTTCCTTTCCAACCAGAGGCGCTGTACATGCATCCAGTCAGCGGTCGGGTTTATCATCCGGGACTAGAGCGCTCGGGCGGGGTCGGACTGGTCAGGTCATCCCTGGCCATGGAGCTCAGTCCCAGCTTTGTTTATCCACCAGAGAGTGGCCAGTCGGGACAGCCCACACACTTTCTGTGGAAAGAACAGAAGCACAGACTGACCAATGAGCTGGCAGGATGCTTCCCAGCAGTACAGGAGGGCAGTTGA
- the lg10h8orf82 gene encoding UPF0598 protein C8orf82 homolog isoform X1, giving the protein MTSDYIQHPKLIFVVRVSRRDSSALTWKRRRKRKVCSFITCRSTASYIQGQSPEPRIREYFYYIDHQGQLFLDDTKVKNFVTCFKDKQFLVFFFSRLRINQSGRYEEDFPFLSLCGRERNFLRCDDKPVVFTHLLPNPAGDQELLSYCGGAEKLSVPFQPEALYMHPVSGRVYHPGLERSGGVGLVRSSLAMELSPSFVYPPESGQSGQPTHFLWKEQKHRLTNELAGCFPAVQEGS; this is encoded by the exons ATGACCAGTGACTACATACAACACCCGAAACTAATCTT TGTTGTCAGAGTTTCACGCAGAGACAGCTCCGCCCTAAcctggaagaggaggaggaagaggaaagtcTGCAG CTTCATTACCTGCAGAAGCACCGCTTCATACATCCAGGGCCAGAGTCCCGAACCCCGCATCAGGGAGTATTTCTACTACATCGACCATCAAGGACAG CTTTTTCTCGATGACACTAAAGTGAAGAACTTTGTCACCTGCTTTAAAG ATAAACAGTTCTTGGTTTTCTTCTTCAGTCGCCTGCGGATAAATCAGAGCGGGCGTTACGAGGAGGATTTTCCTTTCCTGTCTCTGTGTGGTAGAGAGAGGAACTTCCTGCGCTGCGACGACAAGCCAGTGGTTTTCACGCACCTGCTGCCGAACCCAGCAGGAGACCAGGAGCTGCTCTCGTATTGTGGCGGCGCAGAGAAGCTCTCTGTTCCTTTCCAACCAGAGGCGCTGTACATGCATCCAGTCAGCGGTCGGGTTTATCATCCGGGACTAGAGCGCTCGGGCGGGGTCGGACTGGTCAGGTCATCCCTGGCCATGGAGCTCAGTCCCAGCTTTGTTTATCCACCAGAGAGTGGCCAGTCGGGACAGCCCACACACTTTCTGTGGAAAGAACAGAAGCACAGACTGACCAATGAGCTGGCAGGATGCTTCCCAGCAGTACAGGAGGGCAGTTGA